One Triplophysa dalaica isolate WHDGS20190420 chromosome 1, ASM1584641v1, whole genome shotgun sequence DNA segment encodes these proteins:
- the LOC130424535 gene encoding uncharacterized protein LOC130424535, with protein MASIPIVVTCTSCHMFSLAFSVSGEGFTCDKCREVVRLTEKILELESRIQSLFEDSKSVRTVENTSDASNVSAHSSVPVENPLQLGNFVAVRRHSRRTKHHSTVPIKVSNRFAPLSDAPTEKPAESALVIGDSIVRNVNIETPATIVKCLPGARAPDIKSNLNVLAKANRKYSKIVIHVGTNDVRLRQSEITKDNIKEVCELAKTMSDTVIFSGPLTAYRGDEIYSRLSSLNGWLSEWCLQNNIDFINNWKSFEGRPDLLKRDGLHPSWDGVSLLSRNLAHSLNNAKI; from the coding sequence atggcttctattcctattgttgttacttgcacctcatgtcatatgtttagtttagccttctctgtcagcggcgagggttttacatgtgataaatgcagggaagtagttaggctgacggagaagatcttagaattagagtctcgcatccaatctttatttgaggatagtaagagtgttaggactgtagaaaacacttcggatgcgagcaatgttagcgcacacagctcggttccggttgaaaatcccctgcagctgggaaactttgtggcggtgagacggcatagtcgcaggacaaaacatcactcaaccgttccgattaaagtctcgaacaggtttgccccgctcagtgacgcaccgactgagaaacctgctgaaagtgccctagtgatcggtgattctattgtccggaacgttaacatagagacaccagccaccatagtcaaatgtttaccgggagccagagcgcctgacatcaagtcaaatttaaatgtgctggctaaggctaatcgtaaatacagtaagattgttattcatgtcggcacaaatgatgttagactccgtcaatcggagatcactaaagataatattaaagaggtgtgtgagctcgcaaaaacgatgtcagacactgtaatattctctggcccccttactgcttaccgtggtgatgagatttatagcagattatcatcactaaatggctggttgtctgagtggtgcctgcagaataacatagattttataaataactggaagagttttgagggcagacctgacctgttgaaacgagatggtctccatccctcctgggatggggtttccctcctctctagaaatttggcacacagtcttaataatgctaaaatctga